From a region of the Streptomyces venezuelae genome:
- a CDS encoding THUMP-like domain-containing protein: protein MTPEDFAALLTPEGRALLDSLRDHDPSQELAVATRLRREHPATLVSAALGQARLRQRAVAKFGAEDAFRMYFTPGGGEMATRASVASYRAERLAALGVRSVADLCCGIGGDALALARLGIRVLAVDHDPLTVAVARANAEALGLADLIEVREADVTEVDASGYDAVFVDPARRGGRGRIFDPEAYSPPLSWAVETARAAKYAAIKIAPGIPHEAVPAEAEAEWISDQGDVKEAVLWFGTAPGTVRATLLPGPRALHTADPLPDPQAGPVGRWLYEPDGAVIRAHLVAEVAEQLDGRLIDPTIAYVTADELRATPYATAYEITDVLPFGLKKLKALLRERGVGILTVKKRGSAIEPEELRKKVKPQGPNSATVFLTRVAGAPSMLIGAPAAPPAVPPAATPGR, encoded by the coding sequence GTGACCCCCGAAGACTTCGCCGCCCTCCTCACCCCCGAGGGCCGCGCCCTCCTGGACTCGCTCCGCGACCACGACCCCTCGCAGGAACTGGCCGTCGCAACCCGGCTGCGCCGTGAGCACCCCGCCACCCTGGTCTCCGCCGCGCTCGGGCAGGCCCGGCTGCGGCAGCGGGCGGTGGCGAAGTTCGGCGCCGAGGACGCCTTCCGGATGTACTTCACGCCCGGCGGCGGCGAGATGGCCACGCGGGCGTCCGTGGCCTCGTACCGGGCCGAGCGGCTCGCCGCCCTCGGCGTGCGCAGCGTGGCGGACCTGTGCTGCGGAATCGGCGGCGACGCCCTCGCGCTGGCCCGGCTCGGCATCCGGGTGCTCGCGGTGGACCACGACCCGCTCACGGTCGCCGTCGCGCGGGCCAACGCCGAGGCGCTGGGGCTGGCGGACCTGATCGAGGTCCGGGAGGCGGACGTGACGGAGGTGGACGCCTCCGGCTACGACGCGGTCTTCGTCGACCCGGCACGGCGCGGGGGGCGCGGCCGGATCTTCGACCCGGAGGCGTACTCACCGCCGCTGTCGTGGGCCGTGGAGACGGCCCGTGCGGCGAAGTACGCCGCCATCAAGATCGCACCCGGGATCCCGCACGAGGCCGTGCCGGCGGAGGCCGAGGCGGAGTGGATCTCCGACCAGGGGGACGTCAAGGAGGCCGTGCTCTGGTTCGGGACCGCGCCGGGAACCGTCCGCGCCACCCTGCTCCCGGGGCCGCGCGCGCTGCACACCGCCGATCCGCTGCCCGATCCGCAGGCCGGGCCGGTCGGCCGCTGGCTCTACGAGCCCGACGGGGCCGTGATCCGCGCCCACCTGGTCGCCGAGGTCGCGGAGCAGCTGGACGGCCGGCTGATCGACCCGACGATCGCCTACGTCACCGCCGACGAACTGCGCGCGACGCCGTACGCGACGGCGTACGAGATCACCGACGTGCTGCCGTTCGGCCTGAAGAAGCTGAAGGCGCTGCTGCGCGAGCGCGGGGTCGGGATCCTGACCGTGAAGAAGCGCGGCTCGGCGATCGAGCCCGAGGAACTGCGCAAGAAGGTCAAGCCGCAGGGGCCGAACTCCGCGACCGTCTTCCTGACCCGGGTGGCGGGTGCCCCCTCGATGCTGATCGGCGCGCCGGCCGCCCCGCCTGCCGTACCGCCTGCGGCGACGCCCGGCCGGTGA
- a CDS encoding polysaccharide deacetylase family protein, translating to MAVAALLVAALGTACGSGDSGPDRAAKEKAAKAAEAGAAGALSAAEKAKAAQQARVVAAKKWGLRKTPLAAPPAPKEKPEIHTRDGFEVEDQEEYPNVFTTVPTEDKVVFLTIDDGSEKDPEFLKMMQELKIPYTAFLSDYVVRDNYPYFKKMQDAGVTLNNHTLNHRYMPGLSYEQQREEICGQQDTIQKQFGKRPTLFRPPYGNYNQDTLRAAKSCGIKAVPLWNAEAFTNRMDYREWDRDLHPGDIILTHFRGKDDWKGTMPDMIRHVMKTVTDKGYAVARLEDYL from the coding sequence GTGGCCGTCGCAGCCCTGCTCGTCGCCGCCCTCGGGACGGCGTGCGGCTCCGGGGACTCCGGGCCGGACAGGGCCGCGAAGGAGAAGGCCGCCAAGGCTGCGGAAGCAGGCGCCGCGGGCGCGCTCAGCGCCGCCGAGAAGGCCAAGGCGGCCCAACAGGCTCGCGTCGTCGCGGCGAAGAAGTGGGGACTGCGCAAGACCCCGCTCGCCGCCCCGCCGGCACCCAAGGAGAAGCCCGAGATCCACACGCGCGACGGCTTCGAGGTGGAGGACCAGGAGGAGTACCCGAACGTCTTCACCACCGTCCCGACCGAGGACAAGGTCGTCTTCCTGACGATCGACGACGGCTCGGAGAAGGACCCCGAGTTCCTGAAGATGATGCAGGAGCTGAAGATCCCGTACACGGCCTTCCTCAGCGACTACGTCGTACGGGACAACTACCCGTACTTCAAGAAGATGCAGGACGCGGGCGTCACCCTGAACAACCACACGCTCAACCACCGCTACATGCCCGGCCTGTCGTACGAGCAGCAGCGCGAGGAGATCTGCGGCCAGCAGGACACGATCCAGAAGCAGTTCGGCAAGCGGCCGACCCTCTTCCGGCCGCCGTACGGCAACTACAACCAGGACACGCTGCGCGCGGCGAAGTCCTGCGGAATCAAGGCGGTCCCGCTGTGGAACGCGGAGGCGTTCACCAACCGGATGGACTACCGGGAATGGGACCGCGACCTGCACCCCGGTGACATCATCCTCACGCACTTCCGGGGCAAGGACGACTGGAAGGGAACGATGCCTGACATGATCCGTCATGTCATGAAGACCGTCACGGACAAGGGATACGCCGTGGCTCGCCTGGAGGACTATCTGTGA
- a CDS encoding polysaccharide deacetylase family protein, with amino-acid sequence MKHARRLVAGTLAAGALALSLTGCGDSAAPTERLAGKTAQPTPSTPSTGSAAPSPAPGGAGDEAYRKWGLTAPLQYAPKPAQKPQIPKPGAGKVPVIDRIPVPADDKVVFLTFDDGAEKDPEFLKMAADLKLPISMFLTDSVASSDYGHFEKIRDNGSASTINNHTLTHPNLRTLSFEGQKKEICGQQERLEKRFGKRPPLFRPPFGNYNDDTLRAASECGVSSLVLWRVSMQINNFQYAEGSALKPGDIILAHFRGPSELKGTTETQMTTRMLQRIQEQGYRIGRLEDYL; translated from the coding sequence GTGAAGCACGCGCGCCGGTTGGTAGCCGGAACGCTGGCGGCCGGCGCGCTCGCGCTGTCCCTGACGGGGTGCGGGGACAGCGCGGCCCCCACCGAACGACTGGCCGGCAAGACGGCGCAGCCGACGCCGTCGACGCCGTCGACAGGGTCGGCGGCACCGTCGCCGGCGCCCGGGGGCGCCGGCGACGAGGCGTACAGGAAGTGGGGCCTGACGGCCCCCCTCCAGTACGCGCCCAAGCCGGCCCAGAAGCCGCAGATCCCGAAGCCGGGCGCGGGCAAGGTCCCGGTGATAGACCGAATACCCGTCCCGGCGGACGACAAGGTCGTCTTCCTGACCTTCGACGACGGCGCGGAGAAGGACCCCGAGTTCCTGAAGATGGCGGCCGACCTCAAGCTGCCGATCAGCATGTTCCTCACGGACAGCGTGGCCTCGTCGGACTACGGGCACTTCGAGAAGATCCGCGACAACGGCTCGGCGAGCACGATAAACAACCACACGCTGACGCACCCGAACCTGCGGACCCTCTCCTTCGAGGGGCAGAAGAAGGAGATATGCGGCCAGCAGGAACGCCTGGAGAAGCGCTTCGGCAAGCGCCCGCCGCTGTTCCGTCCGCCGTTCGGCAACTACAACGACGACACCCTCCGGGCGGCCTCGGAGTGCGGGGTCTCGTCCCTGGTGCTGTGGCGGGTCTCGATGCAGATCAACAACTTCCAGTACGCCGAGGGCTCCGCCCTCAAACCGGGCGACATCATCCTCGCCCACTTCCGCGGCCCGTCCGAACTCAAGGGCACGACGGAAACCCAGATGACGACGCGCATGCTCCAGCGCATCCAGGAACAGGGCTACCGCATAGGCCGCCTGGAGGACTACCTGTAG
- a CDS encoding FtsW/RodA/SpoVE family cell cycle protein, translating into MRGLKPLTPAVSRRRTEALLLVFVTAIAVFGHAAAGLAMNGELPPKFVDFTVSMTLLSLVGHLGVRRFAAYADPLIFPLAMLLTGLGLVLLHRLDQGYIERYNSDANAPGQLMWTVVGIAACLLVLALLRDHRLLQRFIYINMAVALVLLIAPAFFGADTYGAKRWIKLFGFSLQPGEFVKIMIAIFFAGYLVIHRDSLALTGRRFLGMRLPPMRQLGPIVTVWIVSMLVLVFERDLGTSLIFFGVFVVMLYVATERTSWIVCGLLMASAGAFVVGSTEPHVKARVAAWLNPLSYYWENRPAGVTSDQSAQALFSFGTGGVSGTGLGLGHPELIAFAGRSDFILTTVGEELGLAGVMAVLILYALLVQRGLRMALGARDPFGKLLAVGLAAALALQVFVVAGGVTGLIPLTGKALPFLAKGGSSLLANWIMIALLLRISDSAERQREADTHGPVETTITPVVRV; encoded by the coding sequence GTGCGTGGGCTGAAACCCCTGACGCCAGCGGTCTCCCGGCGCCGCACCGAGGCGCTGCTCCTGGTCTTCGTGACCGCCATCGCCGTCTTCGGTCACGCCGCCGCGGGCCTCGCGATGAACGGCGAGCTGCCGCCCAAGTTCGTCGACTTCACCGTCAGCATGACCCTGCTGTCCCTGGTGGGGCATCTGGGCGTACGCCGTTTCGCCGCCTACGCCGACCCGCTGATCTTCCCGCTCGCCATGCTGCTGACCGGCCTCGGACTGGTACTGCTGCACCGCCTCGACCAGGGCTACATCGAGCGCTACAACTCGGACGCCAACGCCCCCGGCCAGCTGATGTGGACGGTGGTCGGAATCGCCGCCTGCCTGCTGGTACTGGCGCTGCTGCGCGACCACCGGCTGCTGCAGCGGTTCATCTACATCAACATGGCCGTCGCGCTGGTGCTGCTGATCGCACCCGCCTTCTTCGGTGCGGACACCTACGGCGCGAAGCGCTGGATCAAACTCTTCGGCTTCTCCCTGCAGCCCGGCGAGTTCGTGAAGATCATGATCGCGATCTTCTTCGCCGGATACCTGGTCATCCACCGGGACTCGCTGGCCCTGACGGGCCGCAGGTTCCTGGGCATGCGGCTGCCCCCGATGCGCCAGCTCGGCCCGATCGTCACCGTGTGGATCGTCTCCATGCTGGTCCTGGTCTTCGAACGCGACCTCGGCACCTCGCTGATCTTCTTCGGGGTGTTCGTGGTGATGCTGTACGTCGCCACCGAGCGCACCAGCTGGATCGTCTGCGGCCTGCTCATGGCCTCGGCGGGCGCCTTCGTGGTCGGCTCGACGGAACCGCACGTCAAGGCGCGTGTGGCCGCGTGGCTCAACCCGCTGTCGTACTACTGGGAGAACCGGCCGGCGGGAGTCACCTCGGACCAGTCGGCGCAGGCACTGTTCAGCTTCGGCACGGGCGGGGTCTCCGGCACGGGACTCGGCCTGGGCCACCCCGAGCTGATCGCGTTCGCCGGGCGCAGCGACTTCATCCTGACCACGGTGGGCGAGGAACTGGGCCTGGCCGGGGTCATGGCCGTGCTGATCCTCTACGCGCTCCTCGTACAGCGGGGGCTGCGGATGGCACTGGGCGCCCGCGACCCGTTCGGCAAACTGCTCGCGGTGGGTCTGGCGGCGGCGCTGGCACTGCAGGTCTTCGTGGTCGCGGGCGGCGTGACGGGCCTGATCCCCCTCACGGGCAAGGCCCTGCCCTTCCTGGCCAAGGGCGGCTCGTCCCTCCTGGCCAACTGGATCATGATCGCGCTGCTCCTGCGCATCAGCGACAGCGCGGAACGCCAGCGCGAGGCGGACACCCACGGCCCGGTGGAGACGACGATCACGCCGGTGGTGCGGGTGTAG